The Polypterus senegalus isolate Bchr_013 chromosome 9, ASM1683550v1, whole genome shotgun sequence genome includes a window with the following:
- the LOC120535843 gene encoding serine/threonine-protein phosphatase 2A 65 kDa regulatory subunit A alpha isoform-like, which translates to MSKMAGADGDDSLYPIAVLIDELRNEDVQLRLNSIKKLSTIALALGVERTRTELLPFLTDTIYDEDEVLLALAEQLGSFTVLVGGPEYVHCLLPPLESLATVEETVVRDKAVESLRKISHEHSPEDLEAHFEPLVKRLASGDWFTSRTSACGLFSVCYPRVSKSTKSEIRQHFRTLCSDDTPMVRRAAASKLGEFAKVLELEYVKSDLIPLFAALASDEQDSVRLLAVEACVSIAQLLPQEDLEKLVMPTLRQATEDKSWRVRYMVADKFSELQKAVGPEITKNDLVPSFQNLLKDCEAEVRAAAANKVKEFCENLPADSRETIIMNNILPCVKELVSDTNQHVKSALASVVMGLSTILGKDNTIEHLLPLFLAQLKDECPEVRLNIISNLDCVNEVIGIRQLSQSLLPAIVELAEDAKWRVRLAIIEYMPLLAGQLGVEFFDEKLNSLCMAWLVDHVYAIREAATCNLMKLVEKFGASWAQSTIVPKVLAMASDPNYLHRMTTLFCISALSEACGQEITTKQMLPVVLKMSEDQVANVRFNVAKSLQKIGPVLENSALQAEVRPVLEKLATDQDMDVKYFAQEAMTVLSLA; encoded by the exons TTGCGCTTAAACAGTATTAAGAAGCTATCAACTATTGCTTTGGCCTTGGGTGTTGAAAGAACCAGGACTGAATTGTTGCCATTTCTCACTG ATACAATTTATGATGAAGACGAGGTGTTGCTAGCTCTTGCTGAGCAGCTTGGCAGCTTTACGGTGTTAGTAGGTGGACCAGAATATGTTCACTGCCTtttg CCACCCCTTGAGAGTCTAGCCACAGTTGAAGAAACGGTTGTTAGAGACAAAGCTGTTGAATCCCTGAGAAAGATTTCTCATGAACATTCTCCTGAGGACCTTGAAGCCCATTTTGAACCTTTGGTAAAGCGTCTTGCTAGTGGGGACTGGTTTACTTCCCGTACTTCTGCATGTGGTCTCTTCAGTGTGTGCTATCCAAGAGTCTCAAAGTCCACAAAATCAGAGATCAGACA GCATTTTCGAACACTATGTTCAGATGATACTCCAATGGTACGTCGTGCTGCAGCCTCTAAACTTGGGGAATTTGCCAAAGTCCTGGAGCTTGAGTATGTTAAGAGTGACCTCATTCCCTTGTTTGCTGCTCTTGCTTCTGATGAACAG GACTCTGTGCGACTCCTGGCAGTGGAAGCATGTGTGAGTATTGCCCAGCTTCTCCCACAAGAGGATTTGGAGAAACTGGTAATGCCAACCTTGCGTCAGGCAACAGAAGATAAATCCTGGAGAGTTAGATACATGGTAGCAGACAAATTCTCTGAG CTGCagaaagctgttggtccagaaaTCACGAAAAATGACCTTGTCCCATCATTCCAGAATTTATTAAAAGACTGTGAGGCTGAAGTCCGTGCTGCCGCTGCTAATAAAGTAAAAG AGTTCTGTGAAAATTTACCAGCCGACAGCAGGGAGACTATTATAATGAACAACATCCTTCCATGTGTCAAG gaaCTGGTGTCTGACACCAACCAGCATGTCAAGTCTGCTCTGGCCTCTGTTGTTATGGGGCTATCAACAATTCTTGGTAAAGATAATACCATTGAGCACCTTCTACCACTCTTCTTGGCACAACTCAAAGATGAA tgTCCTGAGGTGCGTCTAAACATCATATCTAACTTAGATTGTGTTAACGAGGTGATAGGAATCCGACAGCTGTCTCAGTCCCTGCTGCCAGCAATTGTGGAGCTGGCAGAGGATGCCAAATGGCGAGTTAGACTTGCAATCATCGAGTATATGCCATTGTTGGCAGGGCAGTTG gGAGTGGAGTTTTTTGATGAAAAGTTGAATTCCTTATGCATGGCATGGCTAGTTGATcatg TGTATGCAATCAGAGAGGCTGCAACCTGCAACCTTATGAAGCTGGTAGAGAAGTTTGGTGCGTCCTGGGCCCAGAGCACAATTGTTCCTAAAGTGCTGGCTATGGCCAGTGATCCGAACTACCTTCACAGAATGACTACTCTATTCTGCATCAGT gcaTTGTCTGAAGCTTGTGGCCAAGAAATTACTACCAAACAGATGTTGCCTGTAGTGTTAAAGATGTCTGAAGACCAGGTGGCTAATGTCCGCTTCAATGTggcaaaatcattacaaaaaattGGACCTGTTCTGGAGAACAG TGCTCTCCAAGCAGAAGTAAGACCGGTGCTTGAAAAACTAGCCACTGATCAAGATATGGATGTCAAATATTTTGCACAAGAGGCTATGACTG